Genomic DNA from Triplophysa rosa linkage group LG6, Trosa_1v2, whole genome shotgun sequence:
NNNNNNNNNNNNNNNNNNNNNNNNNNNNNNNNNNNNNNNNNNNNNNNNNNNNNNNNNNNNNNNNNNNNNNNNNNNNNNNNNNNNNNNNNNNNNNNNNNNNNNNNNNNNNNNNNNNNNNNNNNNNNNNNNNNNNNNNNNNNNNNNNNNNNNNNNNNNNNNNNNNNNNNNNNNNNNNNNNNNNNNNNNNNNNNNNNNNNNNNNNNNNNNNNNNNNNNNNNNNNNNNNNNNNNNNNNNNNNNNNNNNNNNNNNNNNNNNNNNNNNNNNNNNNNNNNNNNNNNNNNNNNNNNNNNNNNNNNNNNNNNNNNNNNNNNNNNNNNNNNNNNNNNNNNNNNNNNNNNNNNNNNNNNNNNNNNNNNNNNNNNNNNNNNNNNNNNNNNNNNNNNNNNNNNNNNNNNNNNNNNNNNNNNNNNNNNNNNNNNNNNNNNNNNNNNNNNNNNNNNNNNNNNNNNNNNNNNNNNNNNNNNNNNNNNNNNNNNNNNNNNNNNNNNNNNNNNNNNNNNNNNNNNNNNNNNNNNNNNNNNNNNNNNNNNNNNNNNNNNNNNNNNNNNNNNNNNNNNNNNNNNNNNNNNNNNNNNNNNNNNNNNNNNNNNNNNNNNNNNNNNNNNNNNNNNNNNNNNNNNNNNNNNNNNNNNNNNNNNNNNNNNNNNNNNNNNNNNNNNNNNNNNNNNNNNNNNNNNNNNNNNNNNNNNNNNNNNNNNNNNNNNNNNNNNNNNNNNNNNNNNNNNNNNNNNNNNNNNNNNNNNNNNNNNNNNNNNNNNNNNNNNNNNNNNNNNNNNNNNNNNNNNNNNNNNNNNNNNNNNNNNNNNNNNNNNNNNNNNNNNNNNNNNNNNNNNNNNNNNNNNNNNNNNNNNNNNNNNNNNNNNNNNNNNNNNNNNNNNNNNNNNNNNNNNNNNNNNNNNNNNNNNNNNNNNNNNNNNNNNNNNNNNNNNNNNNNNNNNNNNNNNNNNNNNNNNNNNNNNNNNNNNNNNNNNNNNNNNNNNNNNNNNNNNNNNNNNNNNNNNNNNNNNNNNNNNNNNNNNNNNNNNNNNNNNNNNNNNNNNNNNNNNNNNNNNNNNNNNNNNNNNNNNNNNNNNNNNNNNNNNNNNNNNNNNNNNNNNNNNNNNNNNNNNNNNNNNNNNNNNNNNNNNNNNNNNNNNNNNNNNNNNNNNNNNNNNNNNNNNNNNNNNNNNNNNNNNNNNNNNNNNNNNNNNNNNNNNNNNNNNNNNNNNNNNNNNNNNNNNNNNNNNNNNNNNNNNNNNNNNNNNNNNNNNNNNNNNNNNNNNNNNNNNNNNNNNNNNNNNNNNNNNNNNNNNNNNNNNNNNNNNNNNNNNNNNNNNNNNNNNNNNNNNNNNNNNNNNNNNNNNNNNNNNNNNNNNNNNNNNNNNNNNNNNNNNNNNNNNNNNNNNNNNNNNNNNNNNNNNNNNNNNNNNNNNNNNNNNNNNNNNNNNNNNNNNNNNNNNNNNNNNNNNNNNNNNNNNNNNNNNNNNNNNNNNNNNNNNNNNNNNNNNNNNNNNNNNNNNNNNNNNNNNNNNNNNNNNNNNNNNNNNNNNNNNNNNNNNNNNNNNNNNNNNNNNNNNNNNNNNNNNNNNNNNNNNNNNNNNNNNNNNNNNNNNNNNNNNNNNNNNNNNNNNNNNNNNNNNNNNNNNNNNNNNNNNNNNNNNNNNNNNNNNNNNNNNNNNNNNNNNNNNNNNNNNNNNNNNNNNNNNNNNNNNNNNNNNNNNNNNNNNNNNNNNNNNNNNNNNNNNNNNNNNNNNNNNNNNNNNNNNNNNNNNNNNNNNNNNNNNNNNNNNNNNNNNNNNNNNNNNNNNNNNNNNNNNNNNNNNNNNNNNNNNNNNNNNNNNNNNNNNNNNNNNNNNNNNNNNNNNNNNNNNNNNNNNNNNNNNNNNNNNNNNNNNNNNNNNNNNNNNNNNNNNNNNNNNNNNNNNNNNNNNNNNNNNNNNNNNNNNNNNNNNNNNNNNNNNNNNNNNNNNNNNNNNNNNNNNNNNNNNNNNNNNNNNNNNNNNNNNNNNNNNNNNNNNNNNNNNNNNNNNNNNNNNNNNNNNNNNNNNNNNNNNNNNNNNNNNNNNNNNNNNNNNNNNNNNNNNNNNNNNNNNNNNNNNNNNNNNNNNNNNNNNNNNNNNNNNNNNNNNNNNNNNNNNNNNNNNNNNNNNNNNNNNNNNNNNNNNNNNNNNNNNNNNNNNNNNNNNNNNNNNNNNNNNNNNNNNNNNNNNNNNNNNNNNNNNNNNNNNNNNNNNNNNNNNNNNNNNNNNNNNNNNggagagagagagagagagagagagagagagagagagagagagagagagagagagagagagagagagagagagagagagagagagagagagagagagagagagagagagaggcagagaggcagagagagagagactttcaGTACACTCCTCCATTCACACACGGCGTCAGTCTGTGAGGGTTCGTGAAAGTGTGAAGTGTTATATGAGCGGCTTATAAACGGCTTATAGCAACTTTGTCACAGCTGTGGGAGAAACATTTGCCTCAACATTTGGAGCCTCCAACCTCACCAGCACACAAACAAGGTATGACTCTTGTTTCATCTCTGTTTGTCTCATTGTTTCAAATGAACTGTTGTACATTTATAAACCTTTAATTGTGTTGTTAGTGTTAGTATTCATCGCGTTCTGTCCGGCATCTTGACAGCCTCTCACAGTTCCTAAAACAAAGAACTATTTGTACTTTCTGCTGTTCTGTTTCTGGAGTACTTTAAGGAGCAGCACAAACATTTTTCTCCTTTTAGATATTGTATTCCGTTATTCTCTTTTTCCTCCGTGTTAACATATTttcacattgtaaaaagcgccaAAGAAATTATTTAATGACTCAATTTACTAAAGAGAGAGAACGTTCTTTTCCTAATAgcctaaaaaagaaaaacataaagtataaagctaataaattagaaataaagTAAACACTGAGGAGAGTTTCATCAGCTATTCATATTTGGATCTTTTTGGCTTACAGCAGTCATTGACTCAATACGTTTTGCTCatgtgtttattatttgtaaGCCTCCcaaaattcttctcaaagctgtGCTTCACTTTACACTCCGAACTACACAACACATTTTAGTCACTGAATAAAAACGTAGACGTCAGTTTGTTTTGCATGCAGTGACAGTTGTCTAACTGAATCAAGTTACCAAACATGAACGTAGTCACAATACTTAACACATCACGTTTCCAGGCGGGGGAGTAGTCACACATGACCATCTTCATTTCTCATTAGGATCATAAAGCAGTTTGGAAGCACACATGGAAAGATCCGGCATTCCTTTGAGTTTGTGACAGAACTGAATCACAAAAAGCTTTCTGGAGCACACACACTGACCACaggcaaacaaaaacacaccaaTCACTCCACGAAAAGACAGAAGTGTGCGTGTGTTAGGGCTGGGCCCAGTTCATATCCTTTCCATTCATTCCTGCCTTTcttcaccccccccccccccccccccccccccctctttctctctctcgctcgcgcACTCTCTCTAGATCTGCTCCAGCAGAAGAAACATCCCAGCTGAATTTGACAAATCTTTCAGTTGAGCTGAAGTCTGCGAGCACCACGCTGTCAGGTAATTCATCTTGGACTTGGACAGAATCTGGGATTGATTTGGGCCtcttcagaaaatgtatggTATGCTAACATGTGTGTCTGTTTAGCTTTATGTCATTTCCGTTACCATGCTTTCATAGCTCACGTGACTTATCGCAGATCTGATGTATTATTGAACTACCAACTTTGCCTCAGATGTTTCTTCCACGTTTCTCAGATAACAACTACTAAAAAACTGATAACACACCGCTCGGGTACTTCAGGTCATCTTGGCCGGTGCAGTTTTATCTTTACAAATGAATTCTGTATACATTTGTCTCACATatagtacatttttatattgacaGGTTCATCTTGAACTTGTGTCTTGGCTTAAAGTCGCAAGGAATGGTTTCTTGAAGACCTtcccaaaatgaatgtgtgtttgtttgcgaACAGAAATTCACTTACCTGATGCCAGTTGTGCAGAAATGACACACGTTTAAGCAAAAGTCTCCACCGGCTCTCCATTTGATCCACTTGGCATCTTGAGAAAAGATCAGATTAGTGATATTTCTTTCTCGACAGGATGATGACTGAAGAAGACATGGATTACGATAACGGCACGTACGAGTACACGGAATATGAATATGTAGAGGAGTCCAAGGCAGGAGGGTACAGTCAGCGAGAAGCTCTTCACATCATATCGGTCATCATCTACAGTCTGGCCTTCACGCTGGGCGTCATCGGGAACGGCACGGTGATCTGGGTGACCGCCTTCAAAAGCAAAAGAACCGTCAACAGTGTCTGGCTGCAGAATCTGGCCGTGGCCGACTTCGTGTTCGTGCTTTTCCTGCCGTTCTCCATCGACTATGTGCTGCGGGATTTCCACTGGCTCTTCGGGAAGACCGTGTGCAAACTGAACTCCTTCGTCTGCACCATGAACATGTACGCCAGCGTGCTTTTTCTCACCATCCTCAGTTTGGATCGCTACATCTCAATGGTCCACGTGACATGGTCGGAAAAGTTCCGCACCGTCCGCCGGGCCTGGTGCGTGTGCGCCATGATTTGGATCGCGTCGTGCGGTTTGAGCACTCCCACGCTGATATTCCGGGATACGATCCAGCATAACGGCAAAGTGGTGTGTTTTAATAATTTTCACGACGAGAGCGGGCACATGGTGAAAGTAAGACACATCGCCATGGTGTCGTTGAGGACGGCGGTGGGTTTCCTTCTTCCGTTCGCCACCATCACCGTCAGCGGAGTGCTGCTGGCCCTGAAGATGCGTGGGTCGGATTCGGTGCGTTTCTCCAGCTTCACCAGAACCGTCTCTGCCGTCATTCTTGCCTTTTTCATCTGTTGGGTCCCGTTTCACACTTTCAGCCTGATGGAACTGAGCATGCACCACACCACCTACCTTCACTCGGTTCTTATGGTGGGCTTTCCTCTGGCCACCAGCTTGGCTTTCTTCAACAGTTGCGTGAACCCCATCCTTTACGTGCTGCTAACCAAGAAAGTTCGAAAACTGGTGAGGCGGTCGTGTCTGAACTTCACAAAGAGCTCGCTGAGAGAACTGAGTCAGTCTGTGTCCGCTACTGAGATGGATTCAGTGCTGGGCAGCTGTTCTCAAGAAGAACCCATCGCAAACTCTTCTGTCTGACAAACTCTCACTCTGGACTCAAGAAGAAAACTGTTGAACGTCTGAGAGTTCTAGAGCTCCAGCTGGGCTGAAATAAATGGGAAACGCAGGCTTTGTGATATGACGTGTTTAATACGCTTTACTATCAAAAATAGGTGATATCGTTTATCCTGTAGGGAACATACATATATGTTTCATAAGTGTTTCTGAAAATCAGACAAACAATATATTTCAGCTTTGCTTCAAAGAactttattttgaacaaaagtttattttacgtatttttacatacatctctctctctatatatatatactgtatatggaatGAATAAACCTTGTTTTAAATTGtcttgcatcatttactcaccctcaagttgttccaaacatgtatgaatTTCTATATTTGCTATATTAGAAAAAAccttgtttaatttttttgttctgttgaacacaaaattagatattttgaagactttaggaaagcaaacagttctggggctcttttgactaccatttaaatttttcccactatggtactcaatgatgccccagaaatgtcagttgcttaaattttcccaaatatctttctttgtgttcaacagagcaaaacaTTAATAcctgtttggaacaacttgaggagtatggaagcatattggttgctattttcaatttgaaatgcaatacgcaaaatggcaatgcagtatgtaaaatgacaatacaattgtgtatttaaatatacatttgaaataacatatgtgcaacattaagtgcaaaatgaaaaaaaaatccaattatatcaattacatttgtcagtttctacactagttttaatatgttatttaaatgtatatttttatcgctctttaagttgcaaaattaaaatgaaaatgcattccccggatttattatatatgtttaagatagtcaagcaaaactgtagcaaaatgaaaattcaaatgttattttcagaGCCACAAGAATACACAGCACCTGCTTCATGGATTTacagttttaattgtttgttgAAGGCGGTAAAGTAAAGTGTAACAAGGAAGagtgattttatttcataaaaaaacgcATGAGTACACATTTAAGTGAAATTTGCTTATAGTGTGTAATTCAAGGttgtaaatacaaataaagtttccaaaatgaagaaaaagtaTTTGGGCACATCCTGGTTGTCTGTAACATGTGATAAAGGACACCTGTGAGAACGAGTAGCTGACACCAGCTGCTTACAGATGAACGGCAAAGAGACGTGATGTGACTTCTCAGAGCAGATCTACTGCAGCATCGTTTGTTTGCAGATATACACTTGTTTTGGTATTTCTGTTTCTAAGGCAATGACATTCTTTATTTTGGCTTAAGTATCTAAATACCTTTATCTTCTAGAAAAAAATAAGTGAATATAAGTACACAGGTCATGTATACAGAAGGCACATCTGCAATCTCTTGTTAGCGTCTGTTAAAATTTTGGGAAGTCTCTTATGAATATCTGTTGCCTCTAAGTTTTGGTTGCCTTTCTTTTTCTAAAATCATCATGACTCAGTGTTATTGATGCTTTGTAAATTCAGTTAGAAAATCAGTGGATGCATCTTACCCTGCTGTCTAGTCTGAAGTTCACACTTTCAATTATACAACACTTGTTAGCAAAATCAGTCAAATTAATTTCAGGCATATTATTCTATATTTCTGCCTGTTGTGTCAGCCATTTTGAATTGTAGTTTTGTTCCAGTCTAGTTGTAGTTCTGTTCCTGTGGCCCCACCCTGAATGTGCTCTGATTGTTCAGTGCGAGTGAGGCTTCGCTGTGGGTGGGCGGGTGACTCCAGTGACCCCCACAACAATGGTACTGATTTCTCCATGAGGGCATTATTAAATTGTTGCTTAAATCACTGTTTATCTCTGCGGGAGAATTACCTGCACTACAATTTAATTTCTTATCATGAGATGATACAGAGTGTACAAGAGATGTGAACAGTGCAAGTTATTACAAAGGAAAGCTGCTGTTTCTTGACATTGATTTGAGAAgaagtttaaaaatatataagttAAAAAAAGCCACTGCATGCCATTACAAAGCCACAAGATGTCTGTGTTCTAGGATATTTAGTGACTTTTCAATAACAAATGCCAGTAAAATCAGTTTATAGGCCTACTATATGACAATGCATTGTcggaaaaaacaaacatgtatttataaatCAAACATGTATGCATTCAGACCACCTTTACCGTTTCTGTAACACAGCCTGTGTTGACTTGAAGAAATTTAATCTGCTGTTTGTATGAATAtcccttgtgttttgttgttgtttggatCTGCTGTCAGTTCTGTGTTTCATGTGATTGTTGATGGAAACTGTGATGGAGGCAGAAAGACACAGGTGAGTCATTcctgttgtgtttacattcctctCACATGAGGAGACTTCACAATACAGTTACTGTGATCTGTCAGCTGGGCATGTACTGCACGATCCATGCAGCTGAGAGATGTTGTGAACAAAGATCAACACTACTGTTGATGTGAATATGCAGTAACTGAAGTCTGAAGCTGTTGAAATGAATTCTCTGTTTGTTTCGAGACACACGGATAGTAGTGGCAAAAATGATGGCTGAGGGcatatttgtacagtatttgttcttaatcagtgttgggcaagttactgtgaaaaagtaattaattactagttactaattacatatttaatagtgtaattagatgaccgtacaaattactctctccaaaacgtatttaattacttattacaaattactttttatatcctatatcaagttaagtgattcaaggatagacatgaaacggctggTTTACTTCGTTCAAATaactaatataaaactacataaactactcttattaactgaacaAAGTAtcacaaatgtgagaattatagaTCAAAGcgtggattttaaagttagactttgaattttgatgtcaa
This window encodes:
- the cmklr2 gene encoding chemerin-like receptor 2 isoform X1, whose amino-acid sequence is MMMTEEDMDYDNGTYEYTEYEYVEESKAGGYSQREALHIISVIIYSLAFTLGVIGNGTVIWVTAFKSKRTVNSVWLQNLAVADFVFVLFLPFSIDYVLRDFHWLFGKTVCKLNSFVCTMNMYASVLFLTILSLDRYISMVHVTWSEKFRTVRRAWCVCAMIWIASCGLSTPTLIFRDTIQHNGKVVCFNNFHDESGHMVKVRHIAMVSLRTAVGFLLPFATITVSGVLLALKMRGSDSVRFSSFTRTVSAVILAFFICWVPFHTFSLMELSMHHTTYLHSVLMVGFPLATSLAFFNSCVNPILYVLLTKKVRKLVRRSCLNFTKSSLRELSQSVSATEMDSVLGSCSQEEPIANSSV
- the cmklr2 gene encoding chemerin-like receptor 2 isoform X2 — its product is MMTEEDMDYDNGTYEYTEYEYVEESKAGGYSQREALHIISVIIYSLAFTLGVIGNGTVIWVTAFKSKRTVNSVWLQNLAVADFVFVLFLPFSIDYVLRDFHWLFGKTVCKLNSFVCTMNMYASVLFLTILSLDRYISMVHVTWSEKFRTVRRAWCVCAMIWIASCGLSTPTLIFRDTIQHNGKVVCFNNFHDESGHMVKVRHIAMVSLRTAVGFLLPFATITVSGVLLALKMRGSDSVRFSSFTRTVSAVILAFFICWVPFHTFSLMELSMHHTTYLHSVLMVGFPLATSLAFFNSCVNPILYVLLTKKVRKLVRRSCLNFTKSSLRELSQSVSATEMDSVLGSCSQEEPIANSSV